The Methanocella arvoryzae MRE50 genome includes a region encoding these proteins:
- the mch gene encoding methenyltetrahydromethanopterin cyclohydrolase: MISINEISYSIVEEMLDFAEDYRIEPHTLANDSVVIDCGVKAKAGYEAGLLFTQVCMGGLAQTSLTHKKLKHEVFYPFIEVSTDFPAIACLAAQKAGWRISQDGYFAMGSGPARALALKPKHTYEVIEYEDDYDFAVIALEADKLPNEKVMDYIASECGVDSSDVVALVAPTNSPVGSVQIAGRVVEMAIYKLAELGFDTRHIVSAFGSAPIPPVKKDAAVAMGTTNDASIYHGSVTLTVDGGNIKDFVPKIPSSTSKDYGKPFYTVFKEAKFDFYKLDPGIFAPAEVVVNDISTGETYIAGKINADVCMESFGFKKL, encoded by the coding sequence TTGATTAGCATCAACGAGATTTCTTACTCTATCGTAGAGGAGATGCTCGACTTTGCGGAGGATTACAGGATCGAGCCTCACACCCTCGCTAACGATTCCGTCGTCATCGACTGCGGCGTGAAGGCGAAAGCTGGTTATGAAGCAGGACTGCTGTTTACCCAGGTATGCATGGGAGGCCTGGCCCAGACCAGCCTGACTCACAAGAAGCTCAAGCACGAAGTCTTCTACCCGTTCATCGAGGTGTCCACGGACTTCCCGGCCATCGCCTGTCTGGCAGCCCAGAAGGCCGGCTGGAGGATCTCCCAGGACGGCTACTTCGCCATGGGCTCCGGTCCCGCAAGGGCACTTGCGCTCAAGCCCAAGCACACCTATGAAGTCATCGAGTACGAGGACGACTACGACTTCGCAGTCATCGCCCTCGAAGCTGACAAGCTGCCCAACGAGAAAGTCATGGACTACATTGCCAGCGAATGCGGCGTAGACTCCTCTGACGTCGTCGCGCTCGTCGCACCGACCAACAGCCCCGTAGGCTCCGTCCAGATCGCCGGCAGGGTCGTCGAGATGGCCATCTACAAGCTCGCAGAGCTCGGCTTCGACACCAGGCACATCGTCAGCGCCTTCGGCAGCGCACCCATTCCGCCCGTCAAGAAGGACGCGGCAGTCGCCATGGGCACCACCAACGATGCCTCGATCTACCACGGCAGCGTCACTCTGACCGTAGACGGCGGCAACATCAAGGACTTCGTCCCCAAGATTCCGTCCTCCACCTCGAAGGACTACGGCAAGCCGTTCTACACCGTGTTCAAGGAAGCCAAGTTCGACTTCTACAAGCTCGACCCCGGCATCTTCGCCCCGGCCGAAGTCGTCGTCAACGACATCTCCACTGGCGAGACCTACATCGCCGGCAAGATCAACGCCGACGTCTGCATGGAATCCTTTGGCTTTAAGAAGCTCTGA
- a CDS encoding winged helix-turn-helix transcriptional regulator produces MKRDKVFSVIIIALLLFLSVTLGMTVLSENEIKASEWSLNTSLQRTDTMYVGNNDTFITIDGNLMYAIGANGELKWNLRLPEPEGGLADFSDVSIYQAATIGDCTYFLIRPKDLVLWQGEGEIVAISSEGQLLWSKPCYTLYNAQLYAANHTIYLYNTHDITAIDQDGTTLWKVGSIFYPQAVAESGDIYAIQYQYPDGGWILQAYTSDGRIAWNRNLSELGMGTVYSTSIYSINSRNSMVYVFLNNGVAALDSAGNLAWTKSYGVSTFLMGFDSADRIYLGQAYPSDRDYYYKIRALTPNGNELAVRDLSSSYYFNSLLSNGTLYEMTPGRTPDAGLDDLSTLTLSAYDVIEGGRLWDQEISPGHGRTVTLDGKSASMIFPWYQFEPDFTANLSVDEIETYSPAPDYPGVKNLTYQQILAGDQIVYVNFWAFNYETPVVYGESKCTYAGGLYAYDREGNLLWKKQTDSYVIKMTEQNGTVYYETRDGGFSAATVNVSAGLIAATVYLILRFLAAGTVTRARTKLDSNSNRNALLKLIYETPGLTQHDLARKLGMNLGTVRYHLLVLKLNHKISEHTDATKFVRYFKNSHSYSEDEKRAIALVRREPMRRLLALIAEGRCSSNIEIAQELDMPQSAVSKYLRELQDGGVIMKNPLKDGRPIYTINERYRPTLNSYLRAAEYAPDHMAYREMA; encoded by the coding sequence ATGAAGCGAGACAAAGTCTTCAGCGTAATAATCATTGCACTCCTGCTCTTTCTCTCCGTAACCCTGGGCATGACGGTGCTCTCGGAAAACGAGATTAAAGCCAGCGAATGGTCACTTAACACCTCCTTACAGAGAACCGATACCATGTACGTCGGGAACAATGACACGTTCATCACCATCGACGGCAACCTGATGTACGCCATAGGGGCGAATGGGGAGTTAAAATGGAATCTCCGGCTCCCCGAGCCCGAAGGTGGCCTGGCTGACTTTTCCGACGTCAGCATCTACCAGGCAGCAACAATCGGCGACTGCACCTACTTTTTAATAAGGCCCAAAGATCTCGTGCTCTGGCAGGGTGAAGGTGAAATCGTCGCAATCTCCAGTGAAGGTCAACTGCTCTGGAGCAAGCCTTGCTATACTCTATACAACGCCCAGCTATACGCGGCAAATCATACCATCTATCTCTATAATACTCACGACATAACTGCCATTGACCAGGACGGCACCACTCTCTGGAAAGTCGGCAGTATCTTTTATCCCCAGGCCGTTGCAGAATCGGGCGATATTTACGCTATCCAGTATCAGTATCCGGACGGGGGCTGGATTCTTCAAGCATATACTTCCGATGGCAGGATTGCCTGGAACAGGAATCTTTCAGAGCTTGGCATGGGCACTGTGTATAGTACTTCAATCTACTCGATCAACAGTCGTAATAGCATGGTTTACGTATTCCTGAACAACGGCGTCGCAGCCCTGGATAGCGCTGGCAACCTGGCGTGGACAAAATCTTACGGGGTCTCCACGTTCCTGATGGGTTTCGACTCTGCCGATCGCATCTACCTCGGACAAGCTTACCCATCCGATCGTGATTACTATTACAAGATCAGAGCCCTCACCCCCAATGGTAACGAATTGGCTGTCAGAGACCTCTCATCCAGCTACTATTTCAACAGCCTGCTCTCGAATGGGACACTCTACGAGATGACTCCCGGGCGCACTCCGGATGCCGGCCTCGACGATCTTAGTACTCTGACACTCAGTGCCTATGATGTCATCGAAGGAGGGCGCTTATGGGACCAGGAAATCTCGCCCGGGCACGGGAGAACTGTGACTCTCGACGGTAAATCGGCCAGTATGATCTTCCCCTGGTACCAGTTCGAACCCGATTTTACCGCAAACCTGTCGGTCGACGAAATTGAGACATATTCTCCGGCGCCAGACTATCCCGGAGTTAAAAACCTGACGTACCAGCAAATACTGGCAGGAGATCAAATCGTCTACGTGAACTTCTGGGCTTTCAACTACGAGACTCCCGTGGTCTATGGCGAATCGAAATGTACGTACGCAGGAGGCTTATACGCTTACGACCGGGAAGGTAACCTGCTGTGGAAAAAACAGACCGATTCCTACGTCATTAAAATGACCGAGCAAAACGGTACCGTTTACTATGAAACCCGCGACGGAGGATTCTCTGCGGCTACAGTCAACGTGTCGGCAGGCTTGATCGCAGCAACCGTGTATCTAATATTGCGCTTTTTAGCGGCCGGCACAGTCACCCGGGCCCGGACGAAGCTCGACAGTAATAGCAACAGGAACGCCCTGCTTAAGCTTATTTATGAAACGCCCGGCCTGACCCAGCACGACCTGGCAAGGAAACTGGGCATGAATCTCGGAACCGTACGCTACCACCTGCTGGTCCTCAAGCTAAACCACAAGATATCGGAGCATACCGACGCCACCAAGTTCGTCCGCTACTTTAAAAATTCCCACAGTTATTCGGAAGATGAAAAACGGGCTATCGCCTTGGTCCGGAGGGAGCCGATGAGGAGGCTGCTGGCATTGATCGCCGAAGGGCGATGCTCCAGCAACATCGAGATCGCGCAAGAGCTGGACATGCCGCAGAGTGCAGTAAGCAAGTATCTTCGAGAGCTTCAGGACGGCGGAGTGATTATGAAAAATCCCCTGAAGGATGGGAGGCCAATATATACGATTAACGAACGATACCGTCCGACGCTCAATTCATACCTCAGAGCGGCGGAGTATGCCCCGGATCACATGGCTTATAGGGAGATGGCTTAA